Within the Meriones unguiculatus strain TT.TT164.6M chromosome 2, Bangor_MerUng_6.1, whole genome shotgun sequence genome, the region acaagaaccatgaatggagacctagaacctctgctcagatgtagcccatggcagctcagtgtccaagggggttccacagtaatgagaacagggactgtctttgacatgaaatgattggcctgctctttaattacctccccctgagaagagAGGAGccttatcaggacacagaggaagacaatgcagccactcctgatgagacctaatagactaggatcagaaggaaggaaaggaagacctcccctatcagtggacttggggaggatcatgcgtggagaagggggagggagggagggattgggatgggagggagctacaggggggatgcaaagtgaacaaagtgtaattaataaaaattaaaaaaataaattataattgaaattaaaaaaatatttggctTAAAGAACACATTACTGTTTGCTctacaaataaacagaaatagaGGAGATTTGATTTAAGAAATACTCCCCTTCCTAGGAATTCATtaatcatttatcatttatccgaGAAAAGGGTGGTCCAAACACAAAGGGGAGCaattagttaaaatataattaggCAAAGTGGAACCAAACAATGCAAGACCAAAGTAGGTCACTAGACCTAGGGCTTGAacctggcacacacacagagatcctttttttaaagttctgaTAACTCATAAAGAATAAAAGTATTTCTgttgagggtctggagagatgagtAATGGTAAACCCacctgctgctctggcagaggatctgggttctgtTTCTAGACACTCGGTGGCTCATGGCTGCCCAGAGCTAGTTCCAGAGAACTGTCTTCCGGACTCTCCCAGCACCTGGCACACATATGGCACTGTGCATATGTgtaaacacacactcatacacatgggaTAAAAATAGGTAAATCTGTTTTTAATGTTCCAGTTCTGAAATCATGGGACACGATAGGTTCCTTTGCTTCTTCGGTCTATCAGTTTTACTGCTGTAATGCCCTTTGATACAACTAATCGAATTTTATGATGTTAAATACCCAACAGCCAGTCTGTGACAATGACTTTGGCCTGAAATTTGAGTATTTTCCGTTCTTTGGTGCAAAGACCCATAGAGAGAAGCATGTTGTGTTACGTCTGTCTACACTTGGCTCTGACACTATCATTCACCTTTCAGTCAGGCATCTGTCTGTTTTTCATCTCTTACTCTCTGAGGGTTAACCTTCAGTTAGGAGGAGCAACACCTCAATTAGGTAACCACGAACTCTTTTTTCCTATGGAGCCTTCTAGACTGTAGTTAACCACAACAGATCATTTATTAAGAGAACTTTCTGTAGTTGCAACAGAACTTATCTTTCATTAATACCGCATACAGTAAGAATTCCTATTAGAAGTCTATGGAAATAGGGAAATTTCTATTTACACACATTGCATAAAACACTCTGCACACTATAAGCCTTAAAAACATTTACTGTGCTTTATGAATCAAACAAAGGTGATCAATGTATCGCCCACTGAGCTCAGGTGAGACTCCTATAAGTAAGTAGAAATGTTATTTTTAGTCTGCTAACACAAGCTATAAAAGACAGGGTGGTAAGGGACACACATTAGTAAGGCCTACAGGTGGGGTTCAACCCAGGCACATGGGCCCCAGAACCCTTAGCAACAAGATGATGTCCTTGCCAGTTGCTCTTTTTATTAGTTTAAATCCATGTTTTAATCATCCTTTTCCACTCAGATCAGCAAAGTCATCAGAGGTTGAACCATACTCCGTGAGGCACAAGGGAGGTCCTAACTGGAAAGCTTAGAACCCTAAACAACAATATTAGTAACAGCCAACAAGTAAGTGTTAGCACAACAAATAAACCGCTGCGGATGGCCAGCGGCTGTGTGTTTTGAGTAGATAATATGTGCATGTGTTCGAAACTGTAGAACTAAGGTAGCCCAAGAGAATGAAGTCTTTCTCCCAGTCTTGTCCCTCACCGAGCTGCTCCTTAACCACGGAGATAAGGTTTCTTTTCTGCATTCTcgcgttttttgttttttggttttttttttttttttttcagatttatgctTTTTCCTTGCCCTGGTTTGCCCACATTCACAGGAATTACTAATGTTCTGGCTGTcaagaaataataattataacataAATAACTGCAGGTGAGTTCTCTTGAAAACATGAAAGGCATGTTCATGCATTCTCTTgccatttttttaaagcacaaatgTCAGCGTGCTCTCCACTTCTACTTAGCAGGACTTGAGGTGCCGCACTTACTTTTGCGATTTAGAACATAAGAATGCAAGGACTCTCAGCACGAAAATCGACTTCCTCCAGCCCCGTCAACTAAAGTCGTTCAGTGACTGTTGAACGTTAACTCTCTCTCTGCTAGGTGCTgtagccagacactgagttttcAATGGTCGATTAATCTGGTTTATAATGAAGGTTCttataagtctttaaaaaaacagataGAGCTGGCTTTGGGGTGCTGCTGTGAAAGAGGAGGCTGACCTCCAGAGAGCAGGATTTctggtttattttaattttttctcttgccAGAAATTCAGTAATTCCTATGAATGTTGGAAAgccagcccccccccaaaaaaaaagtataaagcagaaaaaaacaatcagaaacaGGGCTACGTACTGCACAGAAGAGCATGCTGAGAAGCTGTTTAAGTAATACTTGAGGATGCAGAATAGAAAAAGCATCAAGTCTAGGAGGAGAGATGCGTGGTTTATGTTCAGCACTTCAGGAGAGGAGGGTTGCTAAGGGTCTTTAAGCTTCTGAACGCACAGTCGGAGCTACCCTGAAAGCAGACTGGCAAATGTCTTGCAGCAGAAAGTGACTGAAATGGAGAACAATCTGGTCAGGAAGAGGAATGGCCATGTTTTGGTTTGATGAGTTCACTCTGTTAAAATGATTCCCGACTAACTACAGAGCACacacatttctttgtttttatgtcaAAGCAGACATTCCTTTGTGGAAAAACTTCAAGTCAAATATCAAAACGTTGGTGCTTATTTCAAATTAGTGCATTTCTCCCAGTTACACAGTTCAGCGCAATTTGTAGCAAGCTTGGTCTCGGGAGGAGGTGAGCAGGTGTGCACAGTAGGGACAGTGCTACAGCTGCTTGCCATTACCAAAGAGAGGGTGGTGAAGCCTCTTCCTACAAAGACAACAGACCTTCTCCAtatctctctctgtcccttctcCAAAGAGGCTTCTAATGAGGGCTGAGGACGGGGGATTTCTGAGTCCAGGTTTTCCCTCCAGAGACTACAGGAGGCTTTGGGACACACCAGGGCGCTCCTGACTCCATCCCTTCTGTGGCAGGGAGCCAGCCTCCCTCCCAGTCATCGGACAAGTTGAACCCAAAACAGTAAGCGTCGTCGACCTGAGTAACAGGACGGCACAGATGGACAGGGACCCGCTTCCGGCGTGATTCACTCGTGGGGATACAGAAGTGAGGCACAAAGCGAGGAAGGGCTCCCTCCTGTAATCGCTACAAAAATAACGTGTCACTCCACCCCTGGGCCACCACAGGTTTTTCAGTAATGGCTGTGGCCGCAGCAGGCCAGACCTCGCGACCGGCTGGCTTTGTTGCTGGAGGTCAGAACCCCGTGTTTGTTCTCCTGGTGGCGGTGTACTGGAAGCAGTTGCATCACGCAACCTCTGTCAgtcctcagagcagcagccaatgCTCTGCTGGCCTTTGCAGGTACCTGTGGGTCTGAGAGACAGGTTGGGCTGAGCCCAAAAGGAGGGGCTTAAACCTGTGTGCAAAATCTGGGAATCCGACAGAGCACAGCTGGCAGCCAGAATGAATAGAAAGAGCCCACATTTCTGGTAAAGAGGCCCCGTGACCAGTTCCAGCCATTCTTAGTCCCGCCCAGACGGAGAACTCACATAAAGGACCAAAGGAGGACCCAAGAGGTCACAGCGGCTGTGAGGGGCTGGGAGCACCCGGTCACCCGGCGGACATCATGAGTCAGTCCCTGCGGCCCCGCAGTTCCCTTCTATGCTTCACGTTCCTACTGCTCTCTCCAGCGGGCCTGGCCGTAAGTGACCTTCAAGACAAGTGTCTTTGCCttgtttaagagagagagagagagagagagggagggagggaaggagggagggagggaggactgggGCCACTAGCaaaatgtctgtgtttttctcCCACAGTATGTCGCTACCAGAGATAACTGTTGCATCTTAGATGAGAGATTCGTAAGTAGTTTTTATGTCTCTCCTTTTCCTGAAACTGGAGAAGGGTGGAAAGCCAGGGCAGTTCTTCCATATACCCGTTGACACCTTAAGCTTTGGGGAAACGGCTGACTCTGTATGGGTAGGACTTTAAGACTTCTCTTCCAAGGCGTCAGCTGCCTCCTTATTGACTTGCAGGGTAGTTACTGCCCAACCACCTGTGGCATAGCAGACTTCCTGTCCTCTTACCAAACCGACGTGGACAAAGACCTGCAGGCGCTGGAAGACATCTTAAACAGAGCTGAAAACAGATCTACAGAAGCCAGAGAGCTCATCAAAACAATCCAAATCTATTACAAGCCCGACCAGCCGCCAAAGCCAAGTGAGAACCCCTGCTGAGGAGCTGCCTTTCCCGCTTTCAGTCATTCTGTTTGCTTAAGTGATTCTTCTGCCCTGTTACAGATATGATAGACAGTGCCACCCAGAAGTCTAAGAAGATGGTAGAAGACATTGTGAAATACGAAGCGCTGTTATTAACCCACGAGTCAAGCCTTCGGTACGTGGCTGGGCTTTAATTTAACTCTCCAAATTAGATTGGGGTTTTCCTTAATATTCCACATTTCACAGAAAGTCATCTTGGAATTTGTTAATTTATAATGCCAAATTAGCATTAGCCCAGTGGAGATAGGAGTTTTTGATACAAAAGGAGTTGTACggctttataatttttaaaaataatcctgCTGGAGAAAGGTTATTGTGGATGTCTTCAAGTGCCATTCTTGCTCTGTTTACCTGAACGCCTCCCATCCCGCTACAATGTAAAATCAAATACATGGGAATTGGGGTGTGGAAAATAAAATCTTCTTCACAAATATATCATCAAATCATTAAGAAATTAGAAAACAGAGACCGAAGAAGGCTCTTGGCTGCTGCAGAAAATCATGTCAAAGGTGGAGGAGAGTGAATGCCTTGCAGCCAGCGCACAGAGCTGTGACTGTCCCCTGTCTTCCGTCCTCACCTCCAGCTTCCCAGGCACTCTGGGAAGTGTTCAGGTTCAGCTTTAACACCTTTCCTGACTTTCCTCAAAGCTGACCTCCCAGGCCTACTGGAAACTGAGCTAGATGGGAGCTGGGGAGAGGTGGCCTCAAAAGTGTTTCTCCTCTTGCTGCTATCAGACCGTAGCATTATTGTTGCTACAATTATCATGATCATTTCCACTATTTCCCTCAGCATTGACAGAGAAACGAGGTGGTCCACTAATGTGTCACTCTTCTTCACTTCAGAGATAGACACAGCAGTTTAGGCATTGTTCATAGTTATCTGTCATGTCTGAAGATTCATAAGCAACCTTGTGAGGAATGACCAAGGCAGAAGTCCCACTTTCGCCAGGTGTGTTCTAGAAAGCGGAACTAGAAATGGAAAGTATTTACTGTTTCTTGTATAGTGAAGCAGGGTCTTAGCTACCTTTCCCATGTAAGGCATAGAACATATGGAAAGTCCCTAATGGCACATGTGAGCCTCAGCCAGACCTCTCTTTCTTGGTGTTACTGACTCCCCTGGCAGGGAGGGCGAGAGCCAGAAAAGCCATCTACGCCGACCTTTGTTTATTGACAGGGACTTTGCTGTTTGTGCTCAAAGCTGAGACTGCCTGCCTCATCCAAGTCCCAATTACACTCCCGTTGAAACAGATTGGGGTGTTATTTTTATCTTCCACAAAGCTTCAATTTAATTCTACAGTTTCCCAAGGATGAAGTAAAGGATCACAAAGGAGTGAAACAAAGCAGTGTTTCTAATAGAAGAATAAAAACGTGTTCTTCTGAAAGGAATGCCTCTCCCTTCTCACTGTATTGCTCTGTTTCTAGGTATTTACAGGAAATCTATAATTCAAACAACCAGAAGATCACGAACCTGAAACAGAAGGTAGCCCAGCTTGAAACTCAGTGCCAGGAGCCTTGCAAGGACACTGTGCAAATCCATGACACAACTGGGAAAGGTACGTAAGAAGTTTAACCTTGGATCAGGGTCATCGAAGCAAACAGCCAAAAGAAAAGCAATTGCATACCTCACAGTGTGTAGCAGCTATGGAAAGCATATGGCTTTAAATGTAAGGGCTCCAACTGCCCAGAACTGTCTTGGGTATCAATCAATAATATGGAAAGAATGATGACAGGAGGAGTTGGGGAGGCTGCTAATGCTCTATCTGGAgtccaggccacagcagaaggtttttgttttttgtttttttttttttcttttttccacatcAGATTGTCAAGAAATTGCCAACAAGGGTGCACGAGAAAGTGGACTTTACTTTATTCGGCCTCTGAAAGCTAAGCAGCAGTTCTTGGTGTACTGTGAAATCGACAGCTCTGGAAACGGCTGGACCGTGCTGCAGAAGGTAACTGCCTCAGCAGCACATATAGTAAAAAATGCCCACATTGCTCCAGGGCTCCTCTAAGCCCTGTGTGAACGTCAGCCCACTCCACAGTCACTGCGGCCTTTCTGAGGTGAGGACTATCCTCACCTTAACTTGCAGCAGAGACTCTGAGGCATGAGGCCACCTAAGTGATGAGCAACAGGCAGGATTTGAATCCAGCAGCCTGGCTGCTCCGCTTTGAGTCTGGTGCTGACTCTGCTGTTACACATATGGTTACATAATCCAAGCCGTTTAGTGACAAGGCACAGGAGAGGCCTCTTTCCTCAGATCAAGAGCTAAGGCTGGCCACTAATGACCCCCAGCCCCTCAGAATATGCAACCGGGTTGATCTGGGCATCTGCCTGTCTGGTACTCACTGCAAATTGGCTTTTTACCTTTGTGTACTTGTGAGTTCTGAAATCCTCCatgagtcttaaaaaaaaaaaaaaaaaaaaaaaaaaaaacccaacataaCTACAACAAAATATCCCTACCATTAATGTAGAAACAAGCACATAACAGGCACGTGCGTGCgtgctcaagtgtgtgtgtggttgcaTGTAtgcgtgcatgggtgtgtgtgtgtgtgtgtgtatatactgtgtatgATCCTCAGAGCATCGTCATTCTGTTTAATGGGTGGTGAAATGGAGGCAGCTTATAGTTAGCTGGCCTTTGGCAGAatcattttctccatcttttgaCCACTGTTTCTTTATATGCACCcatcaccttccctcccctctggCCTGTGTTGCTGTGTGACTAGAGAATTGACGGCAGCTTGGATTTCAAGAAGAACTGGGTTCAGTACAAAGAAGGATTTGGACACCTGTCTCCTACTGGCACCACAGAGTTTTGGCTGGGAAATGAGAAGATCCATTTGATAAGCATGCAGTCCCAAATCCCATATGCCCTGAGAATAGAGCTCAAGGACTGGAACGGCAGAACCAGGTACGGTACGGGGGAGACTTCAACTTCCTGCCCTGGCCATCAGCTACAGCATTCTCAGCTGCTAACATGTGGTCAGCTGAATGGACCCTGTGCAACTGGCAATGGGCGAACAGCAAACAACCTGACAAATGCAAAAAGTGTATCTAGTCTAAGCTCTTTCCTGGGTTGTACATTTGGTTCTTGGACAGACCAAAGAGTGAGCCAGGCTAGGTCTCCTGAAGTGGGGATATGAGTGTCACAGTACAGTTTGCATACCTTGGGAACATTCAAAGATGTTAGGGCTAGGGGGTGTTAAATATGAACCAGAAATTGAGTATGAAATTAAATTCAATCAAATCCAAGCATCAGATTTCCCATTCATTTAATTCAGTCAAATTATGGACCACCTTAAAATTAAACGATTCCTATAGTGATCTCCAAAGCTGCTAGGTTGTGAGATTAtctaatttaaatgaaaaaaaaaaacttattagaTATGAAATAATGAAACATGCTCTATTTCCAAACATGTTTTTTAACTTTGATTTTAATCCCAAAACTATCATAGTCAGCAGACTTTTTTCTAAGTGTGCATCCTCCATTTCCTAAGTATGAGATATTGGGGAAGAGATTAAATATGAAATATTCCAGATTAAATATCTGGAAATCTCTGTTCACAAAGAACTATTATTCTCTCTGCTCAGCAGAACTGTAGCTTCCTTCACAAATTTTCCCAGAGGAGGCCTCTCTGACTCTTGTGGCTCTCGCTTCATGTATCACACAGGGTTCATGACATTCTAGAGCCTCATTTTGCCAGTAGGCCACTACTTTGGGAAAGAAAACTCACTCATGCCCTTATGCTTTAAGtgggaggaatggatactgaaaccCCTCTTCTTCAAATCTAGGGCATAGGCTGACTCATTGTAGATAATTATTGTGACCTATGGTAATTGTGTATAATGCTAACACAAGTTAAATGAAAgcagaaataattaaatttaccCATATGTTTTCATTTGATTGTGAGATTCTGTGAGATTCTGGGATTTGGTGAAGACTTTTAGATCTGTCCTGAGAGGCGGGGAAGAGCTCTGTGCTAGTGTATATGGGTGCCGCCTGCATTTGCAGAGAACATCACCTCGTTTGTCTGCCTTGGCCTTGTGACTCGAGAGGTTTTCTTTTCACCCCATCTTCACAGCACTGCAGATTATGCTACATTCAGGGTGAGTTCTGAAGCCGACAAATACCGTCTGACCTATGCCTACTTCATTGGTGGAGATGCCGGCGATGCCTTTGATGGCTATGATTTTGGAGATGATCCCAGTGACAAGTTTTTCACATCCCACAATGGCATGCAGTTCAGTACCTGGGACAGTGATAATGATAAATTTGAAGGCAACTGTGCTGAGCAGGATGGATCCGGTTGGTGGATGAACAAATGTCATGCTGGCCACCTCAATGGCGTTTATTacaaaggtatttttttctctttagttaTGAGTGTTTGTGTAACAGATGTGTTGTGGAAGGTAataacagaagcagagagatggagagttaTAGTGCAAGCCTTTTATTTCATAGCTCTTCATTTGAAATCAGATAACACTAATTATCCAGCTGGCATTGTCTTAACTAATATTAAGCTTTTGCCTACAATGGCCACCTCTATAGGACCTTCAACCCCTAGGAAACATCAGTGTTTTGATAGTGTACTGAAATTCTCATTGTCTGAGTTGGAATTGGGGGCAGGGTATCTCCTTTAAACCTACCAGGTATACGATGTAGATGGACTAGAATTACCATATCTGTGCTTGTGGACACATTATCCTGGCTCAGCCATCCATGGACTGGTTGTCAGATACAAGCAGTGGGCAGTGGAGAGATGTCAAAAGCAGAATAAGAGGCAAAGAGTACCAGTGAGAGTGGAGGGTTGTAAAAGCCTGTGAAGGATCTAGCCCCGAACTGTAGATGCCTGGCTTAGTACAGGAGGTGACGGATTCTGTAAGGCTGAAAGTGTTTGGTATGGCGAGACCCCAGCGACACTAAAGGATATTTGAAGGAATTAGAATATGGCCCCGTCTTCTGATGAGAAACTGTGTAGAACAGCTTTCTAGAGACACTTCCTAAAGCCTTTAATAGTGTCTTCCTTTAGCCGGAAGGTTGTGGTGTCATGCAATGTCAGACCAACCACCTGAGGAGAAGTCTGTGGCCCTGACCATGGGAACCTGAATGCAGGCTTGCCTCCATTTGCTGAGACAGAGGGGCccgggagagggagagagacagagagaggcagagacagaaaaagaccGATAAAGACAGGGAGAGATAGGAGTTCAAGCACCAACAATAATGAATACATTAAAGTATGGACATGGTCCCTAAAATGGCTTGTTGGCTTTTGGAATCTCTGGGAATGTTTTCAGTTAGGAGGAAGTGCTATAAACTTCATAATGATTCTAATGGGCTCTGAAGTGAGGAGATGTAAGGGTAAAAGTCAAGCATCTCTGATTCCTTGCAGGCGGTACTTACTCAAAGGCAGCGACCCCTAATGGTTATGACAATGGCATTATCTGGGCCACTTGGAAAAGCCGCTGGTATTCCATGAAGGAAACCACCATGAAGATAATTCCCTTCAACAGACTCTCCATTGGAGACGGACAGCAGCAGCACATGGGGGCATCCAAACAGGTCAGCGTGGAGCATGAAGTTGAAATTGAGTACCCCTAATCAGCTGCCTGGGAGCGTTAGATACAGAGAGGAATTAACCGTTAACTTCTATTACTGTACAAAGTTCCAGCTGTTCCCTCAAATTTTCCTCTACACCCTCAtattctatttattaattttagtttttttataaaaTGCTACTTAtgtataaatgaaaattaaaatccaCTTTGGATCATATTTCTAAATCATTGGAATCACAgtgattaaaaattatttacttcagGAGACAGCATTTTGTTTGACCTTTCCCCTAAATATTAAAAGTGAAGTTActgtattttgtatattttatgatCAGTTGTAATCAGTGCTTttgttgtttaattatttttaagtattttagtATATAccaataaaacagaagaaaaatgttaGAACTTCACATGATAATTTTCCCGTCTGTCTTACCGCTGTGGCATCTGTagttaattttttccttttaaagaaaaacagttatattttttaatatatcttttgttttattgtatgttCATAGGCTGAAGAcgtttaaagaacatttcaaagCTGATTTGCTTTTTTAAAGGACTTTATCCAAGCAGGGAAATATAATATTTTTCCTATGGGACAATGAACTTTCAAAGCCTCACTTCACTTTAAGAGTTAATGGAATCCATGTTGAAAACTCCATTAGCAGTTTTATGCTGGCGATAATTTATCTACATGCATTGCAATAAACATTTTGTTTCCTAAGACGAGAAGTTCTGCGGCTTTTATTGACTGTGGAAGGCATCACTTTCCCTCCGGTTTGTTAGCTGCTGAGTTTACATGTTATGCTGCGCATAGTATCCAAGCCACGGGGAACTGGGGGGAAAACAAAAACCGCGGCTCGTGCCCTCCGATAGGTATGAGACACCCAGAATACAGTAGCTCAGAGTGACAGATGCGGCACGCAGAGTGACAACATTCAGTGTAAGAGCACAAGCACACGCCACCGAGTCACAGACACGGGATAAAGGTGCATTGCAGGCTATGCGCGCTGCTAGAGAAAGCTGCTGG harbors:
- the Fgg gene encoding fibrinogen gamma chain isoform X3 gives rise to the protein MSQSLRPRSSLLCFTFLLLSPAGLAYVATRDNCCILDERFGSYCPTTCGIADFLSSYQTDVDKDLQALEDILNRAENRSTEARELIKTIQIYYKPDQPPKPNMIDSATQKSKKMVEDIVKYEALLLTHESSLRYLQEIYNSNNQKITNLKQKVAQLETQCQEPCKDTVQIHDTTGKDCQEIANKGARESGLYFIRPLKAKQQFLVYCEIDSSGNGWTVLQKRIDGSLDFKKNWVQYKEGFGHLSPTGTTEFWLGNEKIHLISMQSQIPYALRIELKDWNGRTSTADYATFRVSSEADKYRLTYAYFIGGDAGDAFDGYDFGDDPSDKFFTSHNGMQFSTWDSDNDKFEGNCAEQDGSGWWMNKCHAGHLNGVYYKGGTYSKAATPNGYDNGIIWATWKSRWYSMKETTMKIIPFNRLSIGDGQQQHMGASKQAEDV
- the Fgg gene encoding fibrinogen gamma chain isoform X2, giving the protein MSQSLRPRSSLLCFTFLLLSPAGLAVSDLQDNCLLIDLQGSYCPTTCGIADFLSSYQTDVDKDLQALEDILNRAENRSTEARELIKTIQIYYKPDQPPKPNMIDSATQKSKKMVEDIVKYEALLLTHESSLRYLQEIYNSNNQKITNLKQKVAQLETQCQEPCKDTVQIHDTTGKDCQEIANKGARESGLYFIRPLKAKQQFLVYCEIDSSGNGWTVLQKRIDGSLDFKKNWVQYKEGFGHLSPTGTTEFWLGNEKIHLISMQSQIPYALRIELKDWNGRTSTADYATFRVSSEADKYRLTYAYFIGGDAGDAFDGYDFGDDPSDKFFTSHNGMQFSTWDSDNDKFEGNCAEQDGSGWWMNKCHAGHLNGVYYKGGTYSKAATPNGYDNGIIWATWKSRWYSMKETTMKIIPFNRLSIGDGQQQHMGASKQVSVEHEVEIEYP
- the Fgg gene encoding fibrinogen gamma chain isoform X4, whose amino-acid sequence is MSQSLRPRSSLLCFTFLLLSPAGLAVSDLQDNCLLIDLQGSYCPTTCGIADFLSSYQTDVDKDLQALEDILNRAENRSTEARELIKTIQIYYKPDQPPKPNMIDSATQKSKKMVEDIVKYEALLLTHESSLRYLQEIYNSNNQKITNLKQKVAQLETQCQEPCKDTVQIHDTTGKDCQEIANKGARESGLYFIRPLKAKQQFLVYCEIDSSGNGWTVLQKRIDGSLDFKKNWVQYKEGFGHLSPTGTTEFWLGNEKIHLISMQSQIPYALRIELKDWNGRTSTADYATFRVSSEADKYRLTYAYFIGGDAGDAFDGYDFGDDPSDKFFTSHNGMQFSTWDSDNDKFEGNCAEQDGSGWWMNKCHAGHLNGVYYKGGTYSKAATPNGYDNGIIWATWKSRWYSMKETTMKIIPFNRLSIGDGQQQHMGASKQAEDV
- the Fgg gene encoding fibrinogen gamma chain isoform X1, coding for MSQSLRPRSSLLCFTFLLLSPAGLAYVATRDNCCILDERFGSYCPTTCGIADFLSSYQTDVDKDLQALEDILNRAENRSTEARELIKTIQIYYKPDQPPKPNMIDSATQKSKKMVEDIVKYEALLLTHESSLRYLQEIYNSNNQKITNLKQKVAQLETQCQEPCKDTVQIHDTTGKDCQEIANKGARESGLYFIRPLKAKQQFLVYCEIDSSGNGWTVLQKRIDGSLDFKKNWVQYKEGFGHLSPTGTTEFWLGNEKIHLISMQSQIPYALRIELKDWNGRTSTADYATFRVSSEADKYRLTYAYFIGGDAGDAFDGYDFGDDPSDKFFTSHNGMQFSTWDSDNDKFEGNCAEQDGSGWWMNKCHAGHLNGVYYKGGTYSKAATPNGYDNGIIWATWKSRWYSMKETTMKIIPFNRLSIGDGQQQHMGASKQVSVEHEVEIEYP